One Roseimaritima multifibrata DNA window includes the following coding sequences:
- a CDS encoding transglutaminase-like domain-containing protein: MNRRLLQIFSGSSSARAVVRSFLSLPSFCGVLLLLAGFSGCERQPPELDLAAPGQGVVSGAADPQTDHQAASLVGWERWEVHSVDGQKIGYSHVDVQAGMDGGWVCRAEDQMVLQRGGSKMTHHVLQQTTLDRDGRLLELSSTLGNGAAETVTTASPQGGQLLLQIRRSGQTTQRQIHWEKGNQGPLAVPFSLRMKPLKPGERRHMQALLPVSYQLGRYELVAEGLEPVSLLDGSSAPLLKVRCRLTIDPGTEIKTDYWVNEAGEIVKSWTPALRLTSYQTDEATATAEISMDKDFLLAAAVPLTGQLADPLHVSEVHFDVRANGVSDQNSMFAIPAAAGQRVSSLSDGQALRVSVSAGWDGEATLPDVSSADIEPNSLIDFQDSRCEAFLQQAFQKYRAEPFVAKDTADGVQKMARLVQQHIVHKDYSRGFSTAAQVAADRTGDCTEHAVLLAAMLRSQGIPARVVAGLTYVQTVDGPAMLYHMWNIAYVDQGWIALDATLGASAPASRIALVTTDLSSGNEYECLQPILSVMGQIEIEILEASE; encoded by the coding sequence ATGAACCGTCGTTTGCTGCAGATCTTCAGCGGGTCTTCGTCCGCTAGAGCTGTCGTGCGAAGTTTTCTCTCGCTCCCGTCGTTTTGCGGAGTGCTGCTCCTGCTGGCAGGTTTTTCCGGCTGTGAACGCCAGCCACCGGAGCTTGACTTAGCGGCTCCGGGGCAAGGTGTTGTGTCGGGTGCCGCAGATCCGCAAACGGATCACCAAGCCGCATCGCTTGTTGGATGGGAACGCTGGGAAGTTCATTCCGTCGATGGGCAAAAGATTGGGTACTCCCACGTCGATGTTCAGGCGGGAATGGATGGAGGCTGGGTCTGCCGAGCGGAAGATCAAATGGTTTTGCAACGTGGTGGTTCAAAAATGACTCATCACGTTCTGCAGCAGACCACACTGGATCGCGATGGCCGGCTGCTGGAACTGAGTTCAACGCTTGGCAATGGTGCGGCCGAAACGGTGACCACCGCTTCTCCGCAGGGAGGGCAGCTTCTGTTGCAAATTCGTCGCAGTGGACAGACGACACAGCGTCAAATTCATTGGGAAAAGGGGAATCAAGGTCCGTTAGCGGTTCCCTTTTCACTAAGGATGAAGCCGTTAAAACCTGGTGAACGACGGCACATGCAGGCTTTACTGCCAGTGAGTTACCAACTGGGCCGGTACGAATTGGTCGCCGAAGGACTGGAACCCGTTTCCCTTCTGGACGGTAGTTCGGCTCCGTTGTTGAAGGTGCGTTGTCGATTGACGATTGATCCGGGGACTGAAATAAAGACGGATTACTGGGTTAATGAAGCGGGGGAAATTGTGAAGTCGTGGACTCCCGCGTTGCGATTGACCAGTTACCAAACCGATGAAGCGACCGCGACCGCCGAGATTTCGATGGACAAGGATTTCTTGCTGGCCGCAGCGGTTCCTCTAACCGGTCAGCTTGCAGATCCGTTGCATGTGTCCGAGGTTCACTTTGACGTTCGCGCAAATGGCGTCTCAGATCAGAATTCGATGTTCGCCATTCCCGCGGCCGCAGGGCAGCGGGTTTCCTCGCTCTCGGACGGTCAGGCGTTGCGGGTATCCGTTAGCGCTGGATGGGATGGGGAAGCAACGCTACCCGATGTTTCCAGCGCGGATATCGAACCGAATTCTCTGATTGATTTTCAGGACTCGCGGTGTGAGGCATTTTTGCAACAAGCGTTTCAGAAATATCGCGCTGAACCGTTCGTGGCGAAAGACACTGCGGATGGAGTTCAGAAGATGGCGCGTTTGGTGCAGCAACATATTGTGCACAAGGATTACTCGCGAGGCTTTTCGACGGCGGCACAGGTCGCTGCGGACAGAACGGGGGACTGCACCGAACATGCGGTGCTGCTAGCCGCAATGTTGCGGAGCCAAGGAATTCCAGCCCGTGTGGTTGCAGGATTGACCTATGTCCAGACGGTCGATGGGCCGGCAATGCTGTATCACATGTGGAACATTGCCTATGTTGATCAAGGCTGGATCGCGTTGGACGCAACGTTGGGCGCGTCGGCTCCGGCAAGCCGTATCGCACTGGTAACGACCGATCTTTCCAGTGGCAACGAATACGAGTGTTTGCAGCCGATCTTAAGTGTGATGGGACAGATTGAAATCGAAATTCTAGAAGCCTCTGAGTAG
- a CDS encoding DUF1559 domain-containing protein: MGIYGADRLVLGANKTGQLFRRMDRSRSKPRHGFTLVELLVVIAVIGILVGLMLPAVQSVRETARRLSCSNNLKQLGLSLQLYHDSHLRFPYGWDTRGMTWSGHILPQLEQNPLYDSLQFHETGAGNWAYNGGPNETAAGTVIGSLRCPSMNLPTHLSNHGIPERVPVSYRGNAGSLASSDDASTIVPGTRSLEHLQQNGIFYGCSQVRLGDVRDGTSQTFMIGESFTDPFFYKDGQAMDYWAIGSPSIDPCRCDGGTGGTEFSEVVGTTFAPLNARRTAPQLTGRQLELAFGGYHPEGAYLVFCDGAVHFLNDSIDDAIYRSLSSRNGNESIPGW; encoded by the coding sequence ATGGGAATTTACGGGGCAGATCGATTAGTTTTGGGGGCAAACAAGACCGGCCAATTGTTTCGGCGGATGGACCGGAGCCGTTCAAAGCCACGGCATGGCTTTACCCTTGTTGAATTACTGGTTGTCATCGCCGTCATCGGTATCTTGGTTGGATTGATGCTTCCGGCCGTCCAATCGGTCCGCGAAACCGCTCGACGGCTCAGCTGTTCCAACAACCTCAAACAACTGGGACTCTCTCTTCAGCTGTATCACGATTCGCATCTCAGATTCCCCTACGGTTGGGACACACGCGGGATGACGTGGAGCGGCCATATTTTGCCACAACTGGAGCAGAATCCGCTGTACGACAGTCTTCAGTTCCATGAAACGGGAGCCGGCAACTGGGCCTACAACGGGGGCCCCAACGAAACGGCCGCCGGGACGGTCATTGGCAGTCTTCGCTGCCCTAGCATGAACCTTCCGACGCACCTTTCGAACCACGGCATCCCCGAACGAGTCCCTGTCAGCTACCGCGGCAACGCAGGAAGCCTGGCCAGTTCCGACGATGCCAGCACCATCGTCCCTGGAACGCGATCCTTAGAACACCTGCAGCAAAACGGAATCTTCTACGGATGCAGTCAGGTGCGGTTGGGGGATGTTCGCGACGGAACCTCCCAAACATTCATGATCGGGGAATCATTCACCGACCCGTTTTTCTACAAAGACGGCCAAGCGATGGACTACTGGGCGATCGGATCACCGTCGATCGATCCATGTCGCTGCGACGGTGGCACCGGTGGTACCGAATTTTCAGAGGTCGTAGGAACCACCTTTGCACCGCTAAATGCTCGCCGAACGGCACCACAACTAACCGGCCGCCAATTGGAATTAGCGTTCGGCGGCTATCACCCCGAGGGTGCCTATCTAGTCTTCTGCGACGGAGCGGTTCATTTCCTGAACGATTCGATCGACGATGCAATCTATCGTTCGCTCAGTTCACGCAACGGAAACGAATCGATCCCAGGTTGGTAA
- a CDS encoding alanine/glycine:cation symporter family protein: MTDLEFRRRVPCLILFLFLVVAGGSWATSPLLGQEDVGANEGATEEAVVAEEVVAVDVEAAGPEAAADGVDPEAAAEEAEAPDWQANIDDFFGKYVVAPVETVIFFDFYTGPWKDSSGKAHPGWLGTSVPFVVAWLLLGGVFLTIRMGFINLKAPWHAIQLARGRYDNPDEPGEVTHFQALSTALSATVGLGNIGGVAVAIGLGGPGATFWMIVVGLVGMSTKFAECSLGQLYRTVDSRGHVLGGPMRYLKQGLTELGLPVLGKVLAFIFAILCIGASFGGGNAYQINQSLAAIRTDITFLDQYPWVYGLLMTVLVGVVIVGGIKSIGRVAGAIVPLMCMAYMLAALYILFAHTEQIPAALASVFTEAFTPGAGYGGVVGVMVIGIQRAAFSNEAGVGSAPIAHSAAKTDEPISEGIVALLEPFIDTVLVCTTTALVIIVSQAHVDPANADVIEAKEGAALTLAAFRDGGHEWFGYVLFMAVVMFAFSTCISWSYYGERSFVQLFGAGSSIVYRFIFLLFTFLGSIIAATNVLAFSDLMLLGMCLPNLLGVFLLSGVVKRRLDMYWQRYTSGDLDRQAEAYRESQS; this comes from the coding sequence ATGACTGACCTTGAATTTCGACGCCGTGTTCCTTGCTTGATCCTGTTTCTTTTTTTAGTTGTGGCGGGAGGCAGTTGGGCAACCAGCCCCTTGCTTGGGCAGGAGGATGTCGGCGCGAATGAGGGGGCCACCGAGGAAGCGGTTGTGGCCGAGGAAGTGGTTGCCGTGGACGTTGAAGCCGCGGGACCTGAGGCGGCTGCGGACGGAGTGGATCCAGAGGCGGCCGCTGAAGAAGCCGAAGCGCCGGATTGGCAGGCTAATATCGATGACTTCTTCGGCAAGTATGTTGTGGCTCCTGTTGAAACGGTCATCTTTTTCGATTTCTATACAGGGCCCTGGAAAGATTCCAGTGGGAAAGCGCATCCCGGTTGGCTGGGGACAAGTGTTCCATTTGTGGTGGCCTGGTTGCTGCTTGGCGGAGTCTTTCTGACGATTCGAATGGGTTTCATCAATCTGAAGGCCCCCTGGCATGCGATTCAGTTGGCTCGCGGTCGATACGACAATCCAGATGAACCGGGCGAAGTGACCCATTTCCAGGCCCTCTCCACGGCGTTGTCCGCAACGGTTGGCCTGGGAAACATCGGCGGCGTCGCCGTTGCGATTGGGCTGGGAGGTCCGGGAGCGACGTTCTGGATGATCGTTGTTGGGTTGGTGGGGATGAGCACTAAGTTTGCAGAGTGTTCTCTGGGACAGCTGTATCGAACCGTCGATAGTCGAGGGCATGTGCTGGGAGGGCCGATGCGGTACCTGAAACAGGGCCTAACCGAATTGGGCCTGCCGGTTCTTGGCAAAGTGCTCGCCTTTATCTTTGCGATTCTCTGTATTGGAGCCAGTTTTGGTGGCGGAAATGCCTACCAGATCAATCAGTCGCTGGCGGCCATCCGAACCGATATCACGTTCCTTGACCAATACCCTTGGGTCTACGGGTTGCTGATGACGGTGCTGGTCGGAGTGGTGATTGTCGGTGGCATTAAGTCGATTGGACGTGTGGCCGGGGCGATCGTTCCTTTGATGTGTATGGCCTATATGTTGGCCGCGTTGTACATCCTGTTTGCTCACACAGAACAAATTCCCGCCGCGTTGGCATCCGTCTTCACGGAAGCCTTTACCCCCGGAGCCGGTTATGGCGGGGTGGTGGGAGTCATGGTGATCGGTATTCAACGAGCGGCGTTTAGCAATGAAGCCGGTGTCGGTTCTGCTCCGATTGCTCATAGCGCGGCGAAAACGGATGAACCGATCAGCGAAGGGATTGTCGCCTTGCTGGAACCGTTCATTGATACGGTCCTTGTCTGTACGACCACTGCATTGGTCATCATTGTCAGTCAAGCACACGTCGACCCCGCAAACGCCGATGTTATCGAGGCCAAAGAAGGGGCCGCACTCACTTTGGCGGCGTTCCGCGATGGCGGCCATGAGTGGTTTGGCTACGTCCTGTTCATGGCAGTGGTTATGTTCGCATTTAGTACGTGTATCTCTTGGTCGTACTACGGCGAGCGATCGTTTGTGCAGTTGTTTGGTGCGGGCAGTTCGATCGTCTATCGATTTATCTTCTTGCTCTTCACGTTTCTGGGGTCGATTATCGCAGCGACAAACGTGCTCGCATTCTCGGACTTGATGCTGCTGGGAATGTGCCTGCCAAACCTGTTAGGCGTTTTTCTGCTTAGCGGAGTCGTCAAACGGCGACTTGATATGTATTGGCAGCGATACACTTCCGGGGACCTCGACCGGCAGGCCGAAGCGTACCGCGAATCGCAGTCTTAG
- a CDS encoding carboxypeptidase-like regulatory domain-containing protein gives MSRTSFPFALSILLLPACSDPLAPDYGALDLLDVSGTVQMDRAPLPDVMVTFEDPVTGAYSYGTTDSRGRFRLQFNSEVHGTLPGRKLVRIRSAGSETSGEATADEEEQGSSASFTTSETERIPSIYNEKSEWFVIVSDEETHFDLQLKPVF, from the coding sequence ATGTCCCGCACTTCATTCCCCTTTGCACTAAGCATCCTTCTCCTACCCGCCTGCAGCGATCCCCTTGCTCCGGACTACGGGGCACTCGATTTACTGGACGTATCGGGAACCGTGCAGATGGACCGCGCCCCCTTGCCCGATGTCATGGTCACCTTCGAAGATCCGGTCACCGGCGCCTACTCTTATGGCACAACCGATTCTCGTGGCCGGTTCCGCCTGCAGTTCAACAGTGAAGTGCATGGGACGCTGCCTGGACGCAAACTTGTACGCATCCGCTCGGCCGGATCCGAGACGTCCGGTGAAGCGACCGCTGACGAGGAAGAGCAAGGTTCCTCCGCTTCGTTTACCACGTCCGAAACGGAACGAATCCCTTCCATTTACAATGAAAAATCAGAATGGTTCGTCATTGTTTCGGACGAAGAAACACACTTCGATTTGCAGTTAAAACCAGTGTTTTAG